A section of the Mycolicibacterium anyangense genome encodes:
- a CDS encoding pyridoxal phosphate-dependent aminotransferase gives MRRDGTILQVSTHQLPWQGSSQHARPRTFTQSTKLQDVLYEIRGPIHEHANRLESEGHRILKLNIGNPAPFGFEAPDVIMRDMIASLPYAQGYSDSKGIVSARRAVFTRYELVEGFPKFDIDDVYLGNGVSELITMTLQALLDNGDQVLIPAPDYPLWTASTALAGGTPVHYLCDETQGWMPDIADLESKITDRTKALVVINPNNPTGAVYSREILQQMVELARKHQLLLLADEIYDKILYDDAKHISLASLAPDLLTLTFNGLSKAYRVAGYRSGWLVITGPKEHASSFLEGISLLANMRLCPNVPAQHAIQVALGGHQSIEDLVLPGGRLLEQRDAAWTKLNEIPGVSCVKPTGALYAFPRLDPEVHDIHDDEQLVLDLLLQEKILVTQGTGFNWPAPDHLRIVTLPWARDLTKAIERLGNFLASYRQ, from the coding sequence TTGCGCCGAGATGGGACAATTCTTCAGGTGAGTACACATCAGCTGCCGTGGCAGGGCTCGAGCCAGCACGCGCGGCCGCGCACGTTCACGCAGTCCACCAAGTTGCAAGACGTGCTGTACGAGATCCGGGGCCCCATCCACGAGCATGCCAACCGCTTGGAGAGCGAAGGGCATCGGATCCTCAAGCTCAACATCGGCAATCCCGCGCCATTCGGGTTCGAGGCACCCGACGTGATCATGCGCGACATGATCGCGTCGCTGCCGTACGCCCAGGGCTACTCCGATTCCAAGGGCATCGTCAGCGCCCGGCGTGCGGTCTTCACCCGCTACGAGCTCGTCGAGGGCTTCCCCAAGTTCGACATCGATGACGTCTACCTCGGCAACGGGGTGTCCGAGCTGATCACGATGACCCTGCAGGCGCTTCTCGACAACGGCGACCAGGTCCTGATCCCCGCACCGGATTACCCGCTGTGGACGGCGTCGACCGCCCTGGCCGGTGGCACGCCGGTGCATTACCTCTGCGATGAGACCCAGGGCTGGATGCCGGACATCGCCGACCTGGAGTCCAAGATCACCGATCGCACCAAGGCGTTGGTGGTGATCAACCCGAACAATCCCACCGGGGCGGTGTACAGCCGCGAGATCCTGCAGCAGATGGTCGAGCTCGCCCGCAAGCACCAGTTGCTGCTCCTGGCGGATGAGATCTACGACAAGATCCTCTACGACGACGCCAAGCACATCAGCCTTGCGTCCCTGGCGCCGGATCTGTTGACGCTGACCTTCAACGGCCTGTCCAAGGCCTACCGGGTGGCCGGATACCGGTCGGGGTGGCTGGTCATCACCGGCCCCAAGGAACATGCCAGCAGTTTCCTGGAGGGCATCAGCCTGCTCGCCAATATGCGGCTGTGCCCGAATGTGCCTGCGCAGCATGCCATTCAAGTCGCGCTCGGTGGCCATCAGAGTATCGAGGACCTGGTACTGCCCGGCGGACGCCTGCTCGAACAACGTGACGCCGCCTGGACCAAGCTCAATGAGATCCCCGGGGTCTCGTGCGTCAAGCCCACCGGCGCGCTCTATGCCTTCCCGCGGCTGGATCCCGAGGTCCACGACATCCACGACGACGAGCAACTGGTGCTCGATCTGCTGCTCCAAGAGAAGATCCTGGTCACCCAGGGCACCGGATTCAACTGGCCGGCGCCCGATCATCTGCGGATCGTCACGTTGCCGTGGGCACGCGATCTGACCAAGGCCATCGAGCGGCTCGGCAACTTCCTGGCCAGCTACCGCCAGTAA
- a CDS encoding (Fe-S)-binding protein, with amino-acid sequence MTALDWGRLVVGLLATAIVLVFAARRVQFLTKLIRSGQPVGDAAGRKDDIPDRIKAQFTEVFGQKKLLKWSIPGIAHFFTMWGFFILATVYLEAYGVLFNPEFHIPIVGRWDVLGFLQDFFAVAVLLGIIVFTIIRLRSEPKELGRSSRFYGSHTGGAWLILFMIFLVIATYAFFRGASVNALGEAFPYGWGAFFSHGMAALLAPLGTTANVWIETIALMGHIGVMLAFLLIVLHSKHLHIGLAPINVTYKRLPNALGPLLPVEYKGEPVNFEDPAEDAVLGRGKIEDFTWKGYLDFTTCTECGRCQSQCPAWNTGKPLSPKLVIMNLRDHLFAKAPYIIGGKSIPTGENEAEQFASAEGGFVETKHDAHDHVPESGFERVLGSGPAQATRPLVGTAEQLGVIDPDVLWSCTTCGACVEQCPVDIEHIDHIVDMRRYQVMMESEFPGELGVLYKNLESKGNPWGQNAKERLTWIDEVDFDVPVYGKDVESFAGFEYLFWVGCAGAYEDRAKKTTKAVAELLSAAGVKFLVLGDGETCNGDSARRSGNEFLFQQLAAQNVETLNNLFEGVERVDRKVVVTCPHCFNTLGREYPQVGGSYTVVHHTQLLNRLIRDKKLVPVKPVEGGANITYHDPCYLGRHNKVYDAPRELIGASGAQLTEMPRHADRGLCCGAGGARMWMEEHIGKRVNHERVDEALALDPSKIATGCPFCRVMITDGVGDREKADEVEVLDVAQLLLGTLDLSSVTLPEKGAAAKAAAAAAPVEAPPAPKAEPAPAPAEPAAAAAPAATEAPAAPAPAAAPVKGLGIAGGAKRPGAKKAAAPANGAAAPAAEAAPAAAEAPAAPAPAAVPVKGLGIAGGAKRPGAKKAAAPQAAAAPAPATEAAPAAEAPKAEASAAEAPKAEAPAVEVKGLGIAAGARRPGAKKAAAAAPAAPAPAQEAPAAAPAPAAEAAPEPAAEAAPAVEVKGLGIARGARPPGKKR; translated from the coding sequence GTGACCGCTCTCGACTGGGGCCGGCTGGTGGTTGGCCTGCTGGCCACCGCCATCGTGTTGGTCTTCGCCGCACGCCGTGTGCAGTTCCTGACCAAGCTCATCCGGTCGGGTCAGCCCGTCGGCGACGCCGCCGGCCGCAAAGACGACATCCCGGACCGGATCAAGGCCCAGTTCACCGAGGTTTTCGGCCAGAAGAAGCTGCTGAAGTGGTCGATCCCCGGCATCGCGCACTTCTTCACCATGTGGGGCTTCTTCATTCTGGCCACGGTGTACCTCGAGGCCTACGGCGTGCTGTTCAACCCGGAGTTCCACATCCCGATCGTCGGCCGGTGGGACGTGCTGGGCTTCCTGCAGGACTTCTTCGCGGTCGCCGTGCTGCTGGGTATCATCGTCTTCACGATCATCCGGCTGCGCTCGGAGCCCAAGGAGCTGGGCCGCTCGTCGCGCTTCTACGGCTCGCACACCGGCGGCGCCTGGCTCATCCTGTTCATGATCTTCCTGGTCATCGCGACCTACGCCTTCTTCCGCGGCGCATCGGTCAACGCCCTGGGTGAGGCGTTCCCCTATGGCTGGGGCGCCTTCTTCTCGCACGGGATGGCCGCCCTGCTGGCTCCCCTGGGCACCACCGCCAACGTGTGGATCGAGACCATCGCCCTGATGGGCCACATCGGCGTCATGCTGGCCTTCCTGCTGATCGTGCTGCACTCCAAGCACCTGCACATCGGCCTGGCCCCGATCAACGTCACCTACAAGCGGCTGCCCAACGCCCTGGGCCCGCTGCTGCCCGTCGAATACAAGGGTGAGCCGGTCAACTTCGAGGATCCCGCCGAGGACGCCGTGCTCGGCCGCGGCAAGATCGAGGACTTCACCTGGAAGGGCTATCTCGACTTCACCACCTGTACCGAGTGTGGCCGCTGCCAGTCGCAGTGCCCCGCATGGAACACCGGAAAGCCGTTGTCGCCCAAGCTCGTCATCATGAACCTGCGCGACCATCTGTTCGCGAAGGCGCCCTACATCATCGGCGGAAAGTCGATTCCCACCGGTGAGAACGAAGCCGAACAGTTCGCCTCGGCCGAGGGCGGCTTCGTCGAGACCAAGCACGACGCCCACGACCACGTGCCGGAGTCCGGCTTCGAGCGTGTCCTGGGCTCCGGCCCGGCGCAGGCCACCCGTCCGCTGGTCGGCACTGCCGAGCAGTTGGGCGTGATCGATCCCGACGTGCTGTGGTCCTGCACCACCTGCGGTGCCTGCGTCGAGCAGTGCCCGGTGGACATCGAGCACATCGACCACATCGTCGATATGCGCCGCTACCAGGTGATGATGGAGTCCGAGTTCCCCGGTGAGCTCGGTGTGCTCTACAAGAACCTGGAGAGCAAGGGCAATCCGTGGGGCCAGAACGCCAAGGAACGCCTCACCTGGATCGACGAGGTCGACTTCGACGTGCCGGTGTACGGCAAGGACGTCGAATCCTTCGCCGGCTTCGAGTACCTGTTCTGGGTCGGCTGCGCCGGCGCCTACGAGGACCGCGCCAAGAAGACCACCAAGGCGGTTGCCGAACTGCTGTCGGCGGCCGGGGTCAAGTTCCTGGTTCTGGGTGACGGCGAGACCTGCAACGGTGACTCGGCCCGCCGCTCGGGCAACGAGTTCCTGTTCCAGCAGCTGGCCGCTCAGAACGTCGAGACCCTCAACAACCTCTTCGAGGGTGTCGAGCGGGTGGACCGCAAGGTCGTCGTCACCTGCCCGCACTGCTTCAACACGCTGGGCCGCGAGTACCCCCAGGTCGGCGGCAGCTACACCGTGGTGCACCACACCCAGCTGCTGAACCGGCTGATCCGCGACAAGAAGCTGGTGCCGGTCAAGCCCGTCGAGGGCGGGGCCAACATCACCTACCACGACCCGTGCTACCTGGGTCGGCACAACAAGGTCTACGACGCACCGCGTGAGCTGATCGGCGCCTCCGGCGCACAACTCACCGAGATGCCGCGCCATGCCGACCGCGGCCTGTGCTGTGGCGCCGGCGGCGCCCGGATGTGGATGGAAGAGCACATCGGCAAGCGCGTCAACCACGAACGCGTGGACGAGGCGCTGGCGCTGGACCCGTCGAAGATCGCCACCGGCTGCCCGTTCTGCCGGGTGATGATCACCGACGGTGTCGGCGACCGGGAGAAGGCCGACGAGGTCGAGGTGCTCGACGTGGCCCAGCTGCTGCTCGGCACCCTGGACCTCAGCAGTGTGACGCTGCCGGAGAAGGGTGCCGCCGCCAAGGCGGCCGCCGCGGCCGCCCCGGTCGAGGCACCGCCGGCGCCGAAGGCCGAGCCCGCGCCTGCCCCGGCTGAACCTGCCGCAGCCGCGGCACCGGCCGCTACCGAGGCACCTGCCGCACCGGCACCCGCCGCCGCACCCGTCAAGGGACTCGGCATCGCGGGCGGCGCCAAGCGCCCCGGCGCCAAGAAGGCTGCAGCGCCTGCCAACGGTGCAGCAGCCCCGGCCGCGGAGGCTGCTCCGGCGGCCGCCGAGGCCCCTGCCGCACCGGCACCCGCCGCCGTACCCGTGAAGGGACTCGGCATCGCGGGCGGCGCCAAGCGTCCGGGTGCCAAGAAGGCTGCGGCGCCTCAGGCTGCCGCTGCTCCGGCCCCGGCGACCGAGGCAGCACCCGCCGCCGAGGCACCCAAGGCGGAGGCTTCCGCCGCCGAGGCCCCGAAGGCAGAGGCTCCGGCCGTCGAGGTCAAGGGACTCGGGATCGCTGCCGGCGCCCGCCGCCCCGGCGCCAAGAAGGCTGCGGCGGCAGCACCTGCCGCCCCGGCTCCTGCCCAAGAGGCTCCCGCTGCGGCACCGGCGCCGGCCGCTGAGGCCGCACCGGAACCGGCCGCCGAGGCCGCTCCGGCTGTCGAGGTCAAGGGACTTGGGATCGCCAGGGGCGCACGGCCGCCCGGCAAGAAGCGCTGA